In Ruminococcaceae bacterium BL-4, one DNA window encodes the following:
- a CDS encoding Secretion protein HlyD, whose translation MINSRIRKITATVAALLIFTFLGYQIYRVNFAKQVTEEALYKTVSEKIQATGYAIRSENVITNPYGGVLQYAVSDGGRVSSNGTVATAYSSVATAGTKDQLDSLKNEKQLLTDLQNPGNSYADSLETVGQQISKQMISLLNNSESGTSITADKQQLQYLLNKRQIIAGKSPDFSSRLSEIETKITQLSGTSNGQALGTVTTDKAGFFSSHVDGYENLFPINSVTTLTADDLEKEYPKGTVQDHTVGKVVNDFFWYFACTVPAKDANRFKLENTVTLSFPFASADEIPATIVAINQQDENSDAAIILKCDRMNANLVNLRKETAEVTVNQYSGIQVSQKAIHFETLTKDVKQADGTVTKQTQKVPGVYVMYGTEMRFCQIVQLYGDGTYVYCDPSPSADALMTDDTVKQYDQVIIEGTDLYDGKVID comes from the coding sequence ATGATAAATTCTAGGATTAGAAAGATTACTGCAACAGTTGCTGCATTGTTGATTTTTACTTTTTTGGGTTATCAAATTTATCGGGTCAATTTTGCAAAACAAGTAACTGAAGAGGCACTCTATAAGACTGTTTCTGAAAAAATACAGGCAACCGGATATGCAATTCGCAGTGAAAATGTGATTACGAATCCTTATGGCGGTGTTTTGCAGTATGCGGTTTCCGACGGTGGCCGTGTATCGAGCAATGGTACAGTAGCAACTGCGTACAGTAGTGTAGCAACAGCTGGAACAAAAGATCAGCTGGATTCTCTTAAAAATGAGAAACAACTTTTAACCGATCTGCAAAATCCCGGTAATTCCTATGCGGACAGCTTAGAAACAGTTGGCCAGCAGATTTCAAAGCAGATGATTTCTCTTTTAAATAATTCCGAATCCGGAACCAGCATTACGGCAGATAAACAGCAGCTTCAGTATCTGCTAAATAAACGCCAAATTATTGCAGGGAAATCTCCGGACTTCTCCAGCCGGCTTTCTGAAATTGAAACAAAGATTACGCAGCTTAGCGGGACAAGCAATGGACAGGCTCTTGGAACGGTTACAACCGATAAAGCGGGTTTCTTTTCCAGCCATGTTGATGGATATGAAAATTTATTTCCGATTAATTCTGTTACCACATTGACGGCCGATGATCTGGAAAAAGAATATCCAAAAGGAACGGTACAGGATCATACGGTAGGGAAGGTCGTCAATGATTTCTTTTGGTATTTTGCCTGTACGGTTCCGGCAAAAGATGCAAATCGTTTTAAATTGGAAAATACAGTAACGCTTTCTTTTCCTTTTGCGTCTGCTGATGAGATTCCGGCAACGATAGTAGCAATCAATCAGCAAGATGAAAATTCAGATGCAGCGATCATTTTAAAATGTGACAGAATGAATGCGAACCTTGTGAATTTGAGAAAAGAAACCGCAGAGGTTACTGTTAATCAATATAGCGGCATTCAGGTCAGTCAAAAAGCAATTCACTTTGAAACTTTGACAAAGGATGTTAAGCAGGCAGATGGAACTGTTACAAAACAAACGCAAAAGGTTCCGGGTGTTTATGTAATGTATGGAACTGAAATGCGCTTCTGCCAAATCGTTCAGCTTTATGGTGATGGGACATATGTTTACTGCGATCCTTCTCCAAGTGCAGATGCGCTGATGACGGATGATACCGTAAAACAATATGATCAAGTAATTATTGAAGGGACCGATTTGTATGATGG